One Curtobacterium sp. MCLR17_007 DNA window includes the following coding sequences:
- the valS gene encoding valine--tRNA ligase — MTKPMPDKPTVDGLEQVWGPVWEAQGTYRFDRDAAGHRDAVYSIDTPPPTASGSLHIGHVFSYTHTDLKARFERMRGKHVFYPMGWDDNGLPTERRVQNYYGVRCDPSLPYDPDFTPPFEGGDGKSSKAADQLPISRRNFIELCDQLTVQDEQQFEELFRTLGLSVDWTQSYRTIDATSRASAQRAFLRNLERGEAYQADAPTLWDVTFRTAVAQAELEDKDMPGAYHGIAFHRTDGQGDVVIQTTRPELLPACVALVAHPDDERFQDLFGTTVRSPLFDVEVPVLAHHLAQKDKGAGIAMVCTFGDTTDVVWWRELQLPNRAVIGFDGRVRSDAPTWIESSRGQELYAEMAGKTVFSAKKVVVDALTESGELVGDVKTIQHPVKFFEKGDKPLEIVSTRQWYIVNGARDEQLKATLRQRGQEIGFHPDFMRVRYDNWVGGLSGDWLISRQRFFGVPIPVWYPLDADGNPVFDQPIVPTEAQLPVDPSSEPAPGYSADQRGVPGGFQGELDVMDTWATSSLTPQLAGKWETDPELYGLVYPYDVRPQAQDIIRTWLFTTVLRSQLEATQVPWKHASISGFIVDPDRKKMSKSKGNVVTPMSVLEQHGADAVRYWAASSKLGTDAAFDPQNPKQIKVGRRLAIKVLNAAKFVHGFPLPEGASRVTEALDVDMLAALGSTIDQATAAFEGYDHARALEVTERFFWTFCDDYLELVKERAYGTAPDATHETQASAVLALRAAIDALLRLLAPFLPFATEEVWAWTHDTSVHRAAWPTAAELPVDASETGLLAAVGQALIGIRGAKTAAKASQKTPVTRAVVAAPAQTRQLVERAAVDLAAVGRIQDLSFVDGPELAVVEIELAEQPA, encoded by the coding sequence ATGACCAAGCCCATGCCCGACAAGCCCACGGTGGACGGACTCGAGCAGGTCTGGGGACCGGTCTGGGAAGCGCAGGGCACCTACCGCTTCGACCGCGACGCCGCCGGACACCGCGACGCCGTGTACTCGATCGACACCCCGCCCCCCACCGCCTCGGGCTCCCTGCACATCGGCCACGTGTTCTCGTACACGCACACCGACCTCAAGGCCCGGTTCGAGCGCATGCGCGGCAAGCACGTCTTCTACCCGATGGGCTGGGACGACAACGGTCTCCCCACCGAGCGCCGCGTGCAGAACTACTACGGCGTCCGCTGCGACCCGTCGCTCCCCTACGACCCCGACTTCACGCCGCCGTTCGAGGGCGGCGACGGCAAGTCGAGCAAGGCCGCCGACCAGCTGCCGATCTCGCGGCGCAACTTCATCGAGCTGTGCGACCAGCTGACCGTGCAGGACGAGCAGCAGTTCGAGGAGCTCTTCCGCACCCTCGGCCTGTCCGTCGACTGGACGCAGTCGTACCGCACGATCGACGCCACCTCCCGCGCGAGCGCCCAGCGGGCGTTCCTGCGCAACCTCGAGCGCGGCGAGGCCTACCAGGCCGACGCCCCGACGCTCTGGGACGTCACGTTCCGGACCGCGGTCGCCCAGGCTGAGCTCGAGGACAAGGACATGCCGGGCGCCTACCACGGCATCGCGTTCCACCGAACGGACGGCCAGGGCGACGTCGTCATCCAGACCACCCGTCCCGAGCTGCTCCCGGCGTGCGTGGCCCTGGTCGCACACCCGGACGACGAGCGCTTCCAGGACCTGTTCGGCACCACCGTCCGCTCCCCCCTGTTCGACGTCGAGGTCCCGGTGCTCGCACACCACCTGGCCCAGAAGGACAAGGGCGCCGGCATCGCGATGGTCTGCACCTTCGGTGACACGACCGACGTCGTCTGGTGGCGCGAGCTGCAGCTGCCGAACCGCGCGGTGATCGGGTTCGACGGGCGCGTGCGCTCCGACGCGCCGACGTGGATCGAGTCGTCGCGCGGCCAGGAGCTGTACGCCGAGATGGCCGGCAAGACCGTGTTCTCCGCCAAGAAGGTCGTCGTGGACGCCCTGACCGAGTCCGGTGAACTGGTGGGCGACGTGAAGACCATCCAGCACCCGGTGAAGTTCTTCGAGAAGGGCGACAAGCCGCTCGAGATCGTCTCGACCCGCCAGTGGTACATCGTCAACGGTGCCCGCGACGAACAGCTCAAGGCCACCCTGCGCCAGCGCGGCCAGGAGATCGGCTTCCACCCCGACTTCATGCGCGTCCGCTACGACAACTGGGTCGGCGGCCTGTCCGGCGACTGGCTCATCTCGCGCCAGCGCTTCTTCGGTGTGCCGATCCCGGTCTGGTACCCGCTCGACGCCGACGGCAACCCGGTGTTCGACCAGCCGATCGTCCCGACCGAGGCGCAGCTCCCCGTCGACCCGTCGTCCGAGCCGGCACCGGGGTACTCCGCCGACCAGCGCGGCGTCCCCGGTGGCTTCCAGGGCGAGCTCGACGTCATGGACACCTGGGCCACCTCGTCGCTGACCCCCCAGCTGGCGGGCAAGTGGGAGACCGACCCCGAGCTCTACGGTCTGGTCTACCCGTACGACGTCCGCCCGCAGGCCCAGGACATCATCCGCACGTGGCTGTTCACCACCGTGCTCCGCAGCCAGCTCGAGGCGACGCAAGTGCCGTGGAAGCACGCCAGCATCTCCGGCTTCATCGTCGACCCCGACCGCAAGAAGATGTCGAAGTCGAAGGGCAACGTCGTCACGCCGATGTCGGTCCTCGAGCAGCACGGTGCCGACGCCGTCCGCTACTGGGCGGCATCGTCCAAGCTGGGCACCGACGCGGCGTTCGACCCGCAGAACCCGAAGCAGATCAAGGTCGGTCGTCGTCTGGCGATCAAGGTGCTCAACGCGGCGAAGTTCGTGCACGGCTTCCCGCTGCCCGAGGGCGCCAGCCGGGTGACCGAGGCGCTCGACGTCGACATGCTCGCGGCGCTCGGGTCGACCATCGACCAGGCCACCGCGGCGTTCGAGGGCTACGACCACGCCCGCGCCCTCGAGGTCACCGAGCGCTTCTTCTGGACGTTCTGCGACGACTACCTCGAGCTCGTCAAGGAGCGCGCCTACGGCACCGCACCGGACGCGACGCACGAGACCCAGGCGAGTGCGGTCCTGGCGCTGCGCGCTGCGATCGACGCGCTGCTGCGCCTGCTGGCACCGTTCCTCCCGTTCGCCACCGAAGAGGTGTGGGCCTGGACCCACGACACCAGCGTGCACCGCGCGGCGTGGCCGACTGCGGCCGAGCTGCCGGTCGACGCGTCGGAGACGGGGTTGCTCGCCGCCGTCGGCCAGGCGCTCATCGGGATCCGTGGCGCGAAGACCGCCGCCAAGGCCTCGCAGAAGACGCCGGTCACGCGCGCCGTCGTGGCCGCGCCGGCCCAGACGCGGCAACTCGTCGAGCGCGCCGCGGTCGACCTGGCGGCCGTCGGCCGGATCCAGGACCTGTCGTTCGTCGACGGCCCGGAGCTCGCCGTCGTCGAGATCGAGCTGGCCGAGCAGCCGGCCTAG
- the proP gene encoding glycine betaine/L-proline transporter ProP, with translation MTPSNAPKTHGDRPLRTKRAAERARRKMTSDDVTVVEESLLKRAVAAAALGNAMEWFDFGIFAYLTVTISQVFLPQGDPASNIVATFGFFAAAFIVRPIGGAVFGPIGDRIGRQKVLALTMILMAAGTLMIGLIPSYDTIGFWAPVLLLVARFVQGFSTGGEYGGAATFIAEYSPDKRRGFMGSWLEFGTLAGYVLGASIVTGLQFGLSEDALLSWGWRIPFIVAGPLGLIGLYLRLKLEETPAFQKQQEQAAERESQKTPFLKLFAENWRALVICIGLVLVFNVTDYMLLSYMPTYLEQNLGQNATFGLILIVIVMILMMVVITFGGRLSDRFGRRPVLAAGCIGFFLFSWPALQLVQTGTGVGVFFGLLILGVVLVTFTSTMPSTLPALFPTIIRYGALAIAFNVSVSLFGGTTPLATAALINGAKDAGFGWAEDIPAFYLMAAAVIGLVAVYFTKETASAPLMGSGPTVASEEEVAQVIDEYNDPSSEFAQSDWAKEFSTSEIPVVAADGPQKG, from the coding sequence GTGACACCCAGCAACGCACCGAAGACGCACGGCGATCGCCCGCTGCGCACGAAGCGCGCCGCCGAGCGCGCCCGCAGGAAGATGACGAGCGACGACGTCACCGTCGTCGAGGAGTCGCTCCTCAAGCGCGCCGTCGCCGCCGCCGCCCTCGGCAACGCGATGGAGTGGTTCGACTTCGGCATCTTCGCCTACCTGACGGTCACGATCTCCCAGGTCTTCCTGCCACAGGGCGACCCGGCATCGAACATCGTCGCGACGTTCGGCTTCTTCGCCGCCGCGTTCATCGTGCGCCCGATCGGCGGTGCGGTCTTCGGGCCCATCGGTGACCGGATCGGCCGCCAGAAGGTCCTCGCGCTCACGATGATCCTGATGGCCGCGGGCACGCTCATGATCGGCCTGATCCCGTCGTACGACACGATCGGGTTCTGGGCGCCGGTGCTGCTGCTGGTGGCCCGGTTCGTGCAGGGCTTCTCCACCGGCGGTGAGTACGGCGGGGCCGCGACCTTCATCGCCGAGTACTCCCCGGACAAGCGCCGCGGGTTCATGGGCTCGTGGCTGGAGTTCGGCACGCTGGCCGGCTACGTGCTCGGTGCCTCGATCGTGACCGGGCTGCAGTTCGGCCTGTCCGAGGACGCCCTGCTCAGCTGGGGCTGGCGCATTCCGTTCATCGTCGCCGGTCCGCTCGGCCTGATCGGCCTGTACCTGCGGCTCAAGCTCGAGGAGACCCCGGCCTTCCAGAAGCAGCAGGAGCAGGCGGCCGAGCGCGAGTCGCAGAAGACGCCCTTCCTCAAGCTCTTCGCCGAGAACTGGCGTGCGCTCGTCATCTGCATCGGCCTGGTCCTGGTCTTCAACGTGACCGACTACATGCTCCTGTCGTACATGCCGACCTACCTCGAGCAGAACCTCGGGCAGAACGCCACGTTCGGCCTGATCCTCATCGTCATCGTGATGATCCTGATGATGGTCGTCATCACGTTCGGGGGCCGGCTGTCCGACCGCTTCGGCCGTCGCCCGGTGCTCGCCGCCGGCTGCATCGGCTTCTTCCTGTTCTCGTGGCCCGCGCTGCAGCTCGTGCAGACCGGCACCGGGGTCGGGGTGTTCTTCGGCCTGCTGATCCTCGGGGTCGTGCTCGTCACGTTCACGTCGACGATGCCCTCGACGCTCCCCGCCCTGTTCCCGACGATCATCCGCTACGGCGCCCTGGCCATCGCGTTCAACGTGTCGGTCTCGCTGTTCGGCGGCACGACCCCGCTCGCGACGGCGGCGCTCATCAACGGGGCGAAGGACGCCGGCTTCGGCTGGGCCGAGGACATCCCCGCGTTCTACCTGATGGCGGCTGCCGTGATCGGGCTCGTCGCGGTGTACTTCACCAAGGAGACCGCGTCGGCACCGCTCATGGGCTCCGGTCCGACCGTCGCGTCCGAGGAAGAGGTCGCCCAGGTCATCGACGAGTACAACGACCCGTCGTCCGAGTTCGCGCAGTCGGACTGGGCGAAGGAGTTCTCGACCAGCGAGATCCCGGTCGTCGCTGCTGACGGCCCCCAGAAGGGCTGA
- a CDS encoding dipeptide/oligopeptide/nickel ABC transporter ATP-binding protein has product MEGTSHGGTTSHGARSALAADDLHKAYDGTEVVAGVSFGLGPGRVLGVVGASGSGKTTVARMLLGLETPDTGSVALDGTRWAPLPERDRRSRRGRIAAVVQDPGATFDERWSVERVLADAMSDGGARRATGSLGPRVDAALRQVDLDPALRGRSPGTLSGGQRQRLAIARALATSPDVLVLDEPVTALDATVQDAVLTLLERLRDDTGVAMVFVSHDLRAVRRMADDVLVVDAGVAVEHGPAARVFAHPEHPVTIALLRAAERLTAGPRG; this is encoded by the coding sequence ATGGAGGGAACCTCGCACGGAGGCACAACCTCGCACGGTGCGAGGTCGGCGCTCGCGGCCGACGACCTGCACAAGGCGTACGACGGTACCGAGGTGGTGGCCGGGGTGTCGTTCGGACTCGGCCCCGGTCGGGTGCTCGGCGTCGTCGGAGCGTCCGGGTCGGGCAAGACCACCGTCGCGCGGATGCTGCTCGGCCTCGAGACGCCCGACACCGGCTCGGTCGCGCTCGACGGGACTCGGTGGGCGCCCCTGCCCGAGCGCGACCGCCGTTCGCGACGAGGTCGGATCGCAGCCGTCGTGCAGGACCCCGGCGCGACCTTCGACGAACGGTGGAGCGTCGAACGGGTGCTCGCCGACGCGATGTCGGACGGCGGTGCCCGCCGGGCGACGGGCTCGCTCGGCCCCCGCGTCGACGCGGCGCTCCGCCAGGTCGACCTCGACCCCGCGCTGCGCGGGCGGTCCCCCGGCACGCTGTCGGGTGGGCAGCGGCAGCGACTGGCGATCGCCCGGGCGCTGGCGACCTCGCCCGACGTGCTGGTGCTCGACGAGCCCGTGACCGCCCTCGACGCGACGGTCCAGGACGCGGTGCTGACGCTGCTCGAACGGCTCCGCGACGACACCGGGGTGGCGATGGTCTTCGTGTCGCACGACCTGCGGGCCGTCCGGCGGATGGCGGACGACGTGCTCGTGGTCGACGCGGGTGTCGCCGTCGAGCACGGCCCGGCTGCGCGGGTCTTCGCGCACCCGGAGCACCCGGTGACCATCGCGCTGCTGCGGGCGGCAGAGCGGCTGACGGCCGGCCCGCGCGGGTGA